In a genomic window of Dyadobacter fermentans DSM 18053:
- a CDS encoding LytR/AlgR family response regulator transcription factor, translated as MIKCVIIDDENNCLEMLEWLLKTYAPGVSVAAMCSSGEKGIEAIREHRPDVVFLDIEMPRMNGFDMLEKFDKLHFDVVFTTAYDKFAIKAFKYSALNYLLKPIDPDDLIETIRRIEEKRSVPSREQIELLFQNVRQMKNTPQRIALTAGDGMIFVPTQDILYCEAESNYTSVVLVTGRKVVVSKVLKDIDEALSGPDFYRVHNSYLVNLNRIKKFVRGEGGYIVMDNDVAISISRSRRQEFMEMFARF; from the coding sequence ATGATTAAATGTGTGATCATCGACGACGAAAACAATTGTCTCGAAATGCTGGAATGGCTGCTCAAAACCTACGCTCCGGGTGTGTCGGTGGCGGCCATGTGCAGCTCGGGCGAAAAGGGCATCGAGGCTATCCGTGAACACCGGCCCGATGTCGTTTTTCTGGACATCGAAATGCCGCGGATGAATGGTTTCGATATGCTCGAAAAGTTTGATAAGCTGCATTTCGACGTCGTTTTTACAACCGCCTATGACAAGTTCGCGATCAAGGCATTCAAATACAGCGCATTGAATTACCTACTGAAACCCATTGACCCCGACGACCTGATCGAGACCATCCGGCGGATCGAGGAGAAGCGGAGCGTGCCGTCGCGCGAACAGATCGAACTGCTGTTCCAGAATGTGAGACAGATGAAAAACACGCCGCAGCGGATCGCGCTCACCGCCGGCGACGGGATGATTTTTGTGCCTACCCAGGATATTCTCTATTGCGAGGCCGAAAGCAACTACACGAGCGTCGTGCTCGTTACGGGCAGGAAAGTAGTGGTTTCCAAGGTTTTGAAAGACATCGACGAAGCCCTCAGCGGCCCCGATTTCTACCGTGTACACAATTCCTACCTTGTGAACCTGAACCGCATCAAGAAATTTGTACGCGGCGAAGGCGGCTATATCGTGATGGACAACGATGTGGCCATCAGCATTTCAAGATCGAGGCGACAGGAGTTCATGGAAATGTTCGCCCGTTTTTGA
- a CDS encoding substrate-binding domain-containing protein, whose product MEKENELFGVKEIARRANVSTATVDRVLHNRTGVSEKTKAKINAIIKEMDYQPNILASRLASRKIISLAALIPDVSEETDFWSAPLAGIRRAEAEMKQYGVQVQVFLFDLNDKDSFAGQIRHVLDGGFHGILISPSFIGETQKFASECNRRKIPYVFIDSDIPDLNSLSYIGPHLRKSGYVGAKLLTYRLEPEKKVLIINISKEVDNFNYPEIEDGFRAYFNDNKQPNEIVRIDIRETDYQSVARHLTYVFHLNKDIGAAFVTNSRVHTVASFLKNSHRTHVSLIGYDFVKENVDYLENNVIDFLICHRPDDQGYRGMMALYQTLVVNAPVTRQNYMPIDIVTKENYEFYQN is encoded by the coding sequence ATGGAAAAAGAGAACGAATTGTTCGGCGTGAAAGAGATCGCCAGGCGTGCCAATGTCTCCACCGCGACGGTCGACCGTGTGCTGCACAACCGGACCGGCGTTTCGGAAAAAACCAAGGCGAAGATCAATGCGATCATCAAGGAAATGGACTATCAGCCCAATATCCTGGCCAGCCGCCTGGCCTCGCGCAAGATCATCAGCCTCGCGGCGCTGATCCCCGACGTGTCGGAAGAAACGGATTTTTGGTCGGCCCCGCTGGCGGGTATCCGGCGTGCAGAGGCAGAAATGAAGCAGTATGGCGTGCAGGTGCAGGTTTTTTTGTTTGATTTGAATGATAAGGATTCATTTGCGGGCCAGATCCGCCATGTACTCGACGGCGGGTTTCATGGAATCCTGATCTCCCCCTCGTTTATCGGGGAAACCCAAAAGTTCGCATCCGAATGCAATCGCCGCAAGATTCCCTATGTGTTCATCGACTCCGACATTCCCGATCTCAACAGCCTCTCCTACATTGGCCCGCACCTGCGCAAGAGCGGATATGTAGGCGCCAAACTCCTCACTTACAGGCTCGAACCCGAGAAGAAAGTGCTGATCATCAACATTTCCAAGGAGGTTGATAATTTCAATTACCCCGAAATCGAGGACGGTTTCCGGGCCTATTTCAACGACAACAAGCAGCCGAACGAGATCGTACGCATTGATATTCGTGAAACCGATTACCAATCGGTAGCGCGGCACCTTACCTATGTGTTCCATTTAAATAAGGACATCGGCGCGGCATTCGTCACCAATTCGCGCGTGCACACCGTCGCGTCATTCCTGAAAAACAGCCACCGGACACACGTTTCGCTGATCGGCTACGATTTTGTAAAAGAGAATGTGGATTACCTGGAAAACAATGTGATCGATTTCCTGATCTGCCACCGCCCGGACGACCAGGGCTATCGGGGCATGATGGCACTTTACCAGACGCTCGTAGTGAATGCGCCCGTGACGCGGCAGAACTACATGCCGATCGACATCGTCACGAAGGAGAATTACGAGTTTTACCAGAATTAA
- a CDS encoding dihydrodipicolinate synthase family protein, with protein MLKEDIKKLLFDGTVIPAHPLALTRELQLDEHKQRGLTRYYMASGAGGVAVGVHTTQFEIRDPEVGLYEKVLEIAAEEIGTAALERPFIKVAGICGLTDQALNEARIAVKHGYDLGLVSMAAFKAQSEAEIIAHVTKVAQVIPVFGFYLQAAIGGRVYSYDFWQQFAEIPNVYAIKVAAFNRYQTLDVVRAVAHSGRRDEIALYTGNDDNIVADLLTPYRFEIQGQTIEKRFVGGLLGHWAVWTERAVALFRNIKQTLATGNPDMDSMLSTNIAVTDMNAAIFDPAHAFHGCITGVHEVLRRQGLMEGIWTLNPNETLSPGQYEEITRVIEAYPHLVDDAFVARFLEKEVNAI; from the coding sequence ATGTTGAAGGAAGATATAAAAAAGCTGCTATTTGACGGAACGGTGATTCCGGCACATCCGTTGGCACTGACGCGCGAGTTGCAGCTGGATGAGCACAAGCAGCGCGGATTGACGCGCTATTACATGGCCAGCGGCGCCGGGGGCGTGGCTGTGGGCGTGCATACAACCCAGTTCGAAATCCGTGACCCGGAAGTCGGCTTGTATGAAAAAGTATTGGAAATCGCGGCGGAGGAGATTGGGACGGCGGCATTGGAGCGGCCGTTTATCAAAGTGGCGGGCATTTGCGGTTTGACGGATCAGGCTTTGAATGAGGCCCGTATTGCGGTCAAACACGGATACGACCTCGGTTTGGTGAGTATGGCCGCATTCAAAGCGCAGTCGGAGGCAGAGATCATTGCGCACGTGACAAAAGTGGCGCAGGTAATCCCGGTGTTCGGGTTCTACTTGCAGGCTGCCATCGGCGGGCGCGTGTACAGTTACGATTTCTGGCAGCAGTTTGCGGAAATACCGAATGTGTATGCCATTAAAGTGGCCGCATTTAACCGCTACCAGACGCTCGACGTCGTGCGTGCGGTAGCGCATTCGGGCCGCCGCGACGAGATTGCCCTTTACACCGGCAACGACGATAATATCGTGGCCGACCTGCTCACGCCGTACCGCTTTGAAATACAGGGTCAAACCATCGAAAAGCGCTTCGTCGGCGGCCTGCTCGGGCATTGGGCAGTTTGGACCGAAAGGGCCGTGGCATTGTTCCGGAATATCAAACAAACCCTTGCTACCGGCAACCCGGACATGGACTCGATGCTCAGTACAAACATCGCCGTCACCGATATGAACGCCGCCATTTTCGACCCCGCCCATGCATTTCATGGCTGCATTACCGGCGTGCACGAGGTGCTCCGCCGCCAGGGATTAATGGAAGGAATCTGGACGCTGAACCCGAACGAGACACTCTCTCCCGGTCAGTATGAGGAGATTACGAGGGTGATAGAGGCTTATCCGCATTTGGTGGATGATGCATTTGTGGCCCGGTTTCTGGAAAAAGAGGTGAATGCGATCTGA
- a CDS encoding NAD-dependent epimerase/dehydratase family protein — MNGIESIEEQWLSPSEALVEDMKRIDGDIMILGAGGKIGPSIARLTMQAIERAGLDKRVIAVSRFSEEGLVEELNAEGIETIVANILDDTQLQDLPEVENVLYLAGQKFGTAGNEPYTWAMNTYLPGRVAEKFRKSRIVVYSTGNVYPFTPVGAGGATEDMRADPVGEYGQSCLGRERMFQYFSSVYGTPILLYRLNYAIDFKYGVLLEVAKSVLNGKPLDITMGHVNVIWQGDANEMAIRSLLHCESPSKILNITGPETVSLRWLAMEFGRIFNIEPQLVGEEQSTALLSNAAESFRLFGYPRTTLKQMIEITAQWLLEGGKTINKPTHFQERKGQF, encoded by the coding sequence ATGAACGGAATAGAATCAATTGAAGAACAATGGCTTAGTCCGTCCGAAGCGCTGGTCGAAGACATGAAGCGCATCGACGGCGATATTATGATCCTTGGCGCGGGCGGGAAAATCGGTCCGAGCATTGCCAGGCTCACCATGCAGGCCATCGAGCGTGCGGGGCTGGACAAGCGTGTAATCGCCGTGTCGCGTTTCAGCGAAGAGGGCCTGGTGGAGGAACTGAATGCAGAGGGGATCGAGACGATTGTTGCCAACATTCTCGATGACACGCAGTTGCAGGATTTACCGGAAGTGGAAAACGTGCTCTACCTGGCCGGACAGAAGTTCGGCACGGCGGGCAACGAGCCGTACACATGGGCGATGAACACCTATTTACCCGGGCGCGTGGCCGAAAAATTCCGTAAATCGCGCATTGTCGTGTATTCTACCGGTAATGTGTACCCATTCACGCCCGTAGGTGCAGGCGGCGCGACGGAAGACATGCGCGCCGACCCGGTGGGCGAATACGGGCAATCGTGCCTCGGAAGAGAGCGGATGTTCCAGTATTTCTCCTCGGTTTACGGCACGCCGATCCTCCTGTACCGGCTGAATTATGCCATTGATTTCAAATATGGCGTATTACTCGAAGTAGCCAAATCGGTGCTGAACGGCAAGCCGCTGGACATCACGATGGGCCATGTAAACGTGATCTGGCAGGGCGACGCCAACGAAATGGCGATCCGCTCGCTGCTGCATTGCGAATCACCCTCAAAAATCCTGAACATTACGGGCCCTGAGACGGTTTCGCTGCGCTGGCTGGCGATGGAGTTCGGACGTATATTCAATATCGAACCGCAGCTTGTCGGAGAAGAACAATCCACCGCGCTGCTGAGCAATGCGGCCGAATCGTTCCGGCTGTTCGGTTATCCGCGCACTACTTTGAAGCAAATGATCGAAATCACAGCGCAATGGCTGCTGGAAGGCGGCAAGACCATTAATAAGCCTACGCATTTTCAGGAACGGAAGGGGCAGTTCTAG
- a CDS encoding bestrophin family protein — protein sequence MYINRFLSPIIVYYYSWRMVLFSLFTGSTAIFVYEYLDWKWVAIPWLPVSLVGTATAFFVGFKNNQSYDRSWEARKVWGAITNHSRSFSAAVRSFTTCSPDSDTISAAIENRTIIYRHIAWLYALKNSMAQRTNWEHKDRASERQRRALRRAQVPCDIEIAKYLPESELALIKDKKNQATQILDLQSQHIRDLRRAGSLDAYQHVALQDLVSKLYDEQGKSERIKNTPFPRQYATTSTLFIFIFMTLLPFGLLPQFLDLGEKFMFLLIPFNMIVSWVFMFMEYVGDISENPFEGLLNDTPVSTIIRNIEIDLKEMLGDDDLPEKLTAYSGTLF from the coding sequence ATGTATATCAACCGTTTCCTATCTCCCATTATCGTCTACTACTATTCATGGCGGATGGTCCTGTTTTCGCTCTTCACAGGTTCCACCGCCATTTTTGTTTATGAATATCTAGACTGGAAATGGGTGGCGATCCCCTGGCTGCCTGTGTCGCTGGTGGGTACGGCCACGGCATTTTTTGTTGGTTTCAAAAACAACCAGTCCTACGACCGCAGCTGGGAAGCGCGCAAAGTTTGGGGTGCGATCACGAACCACAGCCGGTCGTTCAGCGCAGCAGTGCGCTCATTTACCACCTGCTCACCGGATTCGGACACCATTTCCGCCGCCATTGAAAACCGAACCATCATTTACAGACACATTGCCTGGCTTTATGCATTGAAAAACTCGATGGCGCAGCGCACCAACTGGGAGCATAAGGACCGCGCGAGCGAGCGCCAGCGCAGAGCCCTCCGGCGCGCACAAGTGCCCTGCGACATTGAAATAGCCAAATACCTGCCGGAATCGGAGCTGGCGCTGATCAAGGACAAAAAGAACCAGGCGACGCAAATCCTCGACCTGCAATCGCAGCACATCCGCGACCTGCGCCGTGCGGGCTCGCTCGATGCCTATCAGCATGTGGCATTGCAGGACCTCGTTTCGAAACTGTACGATGAGCAGGGCAAAAGCGAACGGATCAAGAACACGCCGTTCCCGCGCCAGTACGCAACGACTTCCACGCTTTTTATCTTCATTTTCATGACGCTCCTGCCATTCGGGCTGCTGCCGCAGTTCCTTGATCTGGGCGAAAAATTCATGTTTCTGCTCATTCCATTTAATATGATCGTGTCATGGGTGTTTATGTTTATGGAATACGTGGGCGATATCAGCGAAAATCCGTTTGAAGGCCTCCTGAACGATACACCCGTGAGTACCATCATCCGCAACATTGAAATAGACCTCAAAGAAATGCTCGGAGACGACGATCTGCCCGAGAAACTGACCGCCTATTCGGGCACTTTGTTTTAA
- a CDS encoding Nramp family divalent metal transporter translates to MEKSENNLLKWLRSLGPGMITAALVFGPSKMTITSKMGAIYGYSLLWLVVVAIFFMAIFTTMATRIGVATEQSLLATVRQKWGRGAAVAMGIGVFLVASSFQAGNSVGVGIAAGELFHTSPVPWILFFNALAICLLFFRSFYSVLEKTMIFLIVLMLLSFITTLFWAKPDAAEMAGGLVTPEVPEGSLGLIIAFTASCFSIVGALYQAYLIQERIRINPAVRHGRNDSITGIILLGVMCLIVIVCAAAILKPQGISVTSASDMAKALEPLFGSNASAFFLIGLFGAAFSSVIGNASVGGTLLGDALGLGSNFSSKQVRYLVALVMVIGAFVAIRFGKLPLELIVFAQSVTIFVVPFIGTVMYLVANDASIMGDKVNKPFVKVFAGLGLLIIFALALVNVKELFFNNPLFK, encoded by the coding sequence TTGGAAAAATCGGAGAACAATCTGCTCAAATGGCTTAGGTCGCTCGGTCCCGGTATGATCACCGCGGCACTGGTTTTCGGGCCCAGTAAAATGACCATCACTTCCAAAATGGGTGCCATTTACGGCTACTCGCTGCTTTGGCTGGTGGTAGTGGCCATTTTCTTCATGGCGATATTCACCACCATGGCCACCCGCATCGGCGTTGCCACTGAGCAGTCGCTCCTTGCCACGGTGCGCCAGAAGTGGGGCAGGGGCGCGGCTGTTGCAATGGGCATCGGGGTTTTTCTGGTGGCTTCGTCGTTTCAGGCGGGTAATTCGGTGGGTGTGGGCATTGCGGCCGGTGAGCTGTTTCATACCTCGCCGGTACCGTGGATATTGTTTTTCAATGCGCTGGCGATTTGTCTGCTGTTTTTCAGGAGTTTCTATTCGGTGCTGGAAAAAACGATGATTTTCCTGATCGTGCTGATGCTCCTTTCGTTTATCACCACCCTGTTTTGGGCCAAACCCGATGCCGCCGAAATGGCGGGCGGGCTGGTAACCCCGGAGGTGCCGGAGGGCTCGCTGGGGCTGATTATCGCTTTCACGGCCTCCTGTTTTTCCATCGTGGGCGCGTTGTACCAGGCCTACCTGATCCAGGAGCGCATCCGCATTAACCCAGCCGTGCGCCACGGCCGGAACGACAGCATTACCGGCATCATCCTGCTCGGCGTCATGTGCCTGATCGTGATCGTGTGCGCCGCGGCAATTTTGAAACCCCAGGGCATTTCGGTCACTTCCGCGTCCGACATGGCCAAAGCCCTCGAACCGCTTTTTGGCAGCAATGCCTCGGCGTTTTTCCTGATCGGGCTTTTTGGAGCGGCGTTTTCGTCGGTCATCGGTAATGCGTCGGTGGGCGGCACGCTACTGGGCGATGCATTAGGCCTGGGCAGTAATTTTTCTTCCAAACAGGTCCGCTATCTGGTCGCGCTGGTGATGGTGATCGGCGCCTTTGTGGCCATTCGCTTTGGCAAACTACCCCTCGAACTCATCGTTTTCGCGCAGAGCGTCACCATTTTCGTCGTGCCGTTTATCGGGACGGTCATGTACCTGGTCGCCAACGACGCGAGTATTATGGGAGACAAGGTCAATAAACCTTTCGTGAAAGTTTTCGCAGGGCTCGGCTTGCTCATCATTTTCGCCCTGGCGCTTGTGAATGTCAAAGAATTATTTTTTAACAATCCGCTTTTTAAATAA
- a CDS encoding response regulator yields MPLIRFSTFEMMKILIADDHSLVRYGLKLVLTNYFSESQIDESWDGESVRAQFTAHRYDLLLLDLNMPDTDSTELLQWIRDFYSETKILVVSMNDESVFGKRSLQQGAHGYLEKDSSPEELARAVTTIMSGKRYASTNLANILINDTLTGKSANPFDRLTAREFQVATYLAKDYSVTQISEILQVQYTSVNTFKRRIFKKLNIPNKAALVRLADAYNLG; encoded by the coding sequence TTGCCATTAATTAGATTCTCGACGTTCGAAATGATGAAAATATTGATAGCCGACGACCATTCACTGGTGAGGTACGGACTGAAACTGGTGCTTACCAACTATTTTTCGGAGAGCCAGATAGATGAGAGCTGGGATGGTGAGTCGGTAAGGGCGCAATTTACGGCACATCGCTATGACCTCCTCCTGCTCGACCTGAACATGCCCGACACCGATTCTACGGAGCTTTTGCAATGGATCCGGGATTTTTACAGTGAGACGAAGATTCTCGTCGTTTCCATGAATGATGAAAGCGTTTTCGGCAAACGGTCGCTGCAACAGGGCGCGCATGGTTACCTCGAAAAAGACTCTTCGCCCGAGGAGCTCGCCAGAGCCGTAACCACCATCATGAGCGGCAAACGGTACGCCAGCACGAACCTGGCCAACATCCTGATCAACGACACGCTCACGGGTAAGTCGGCCAACCCGTTCGACCGGCTGACGGCCCGGGAATTCCAGGTAGCGACCTATCTGGCAAAAGATTACTCGGTGACGCAGATCAGCGAAATACTGCAAGTGCAGTATACTTCCGTTAACACCTTCAAGCGCAGGATTTTCAAGAAGCTCAATATTCCCAATAAAGCCGCGTTAGTCAGGCTGGCAGATGCCTATAACCTCGGCTGA
- a CDS encoding sensor histidine kinase, whose product MILQWICVIILTAAGLLVFSLWARSRYFRLAHARRLLEMQVEDLSRKLEFSNGLKQKITMMIAHDLQSPLHFLNVLSEHVSRFAANNQLSEVKAGTEEMRKATGNIHAFVKEVNLWARSQHENFQLAEHSFSFNELVGELQQFFEDMLLLNHNVLTVDCPDEVYVYTNRDILKAVLRNLIDNANKHTRGGEIKLVFTNEPNHSLLTIADNGSGMLPADLQKIRRRLSNPMLNAPVEPNSRLGYQLIADFAHTLGYAMSVTSSRGIGTSVSISGLKCGSPAVGALLSAEVIGICQPD is encoded by the coding sequence ATGATCTTGCAATGGATCTGTGTCATCATATTGACAGCGGCGGGGCTGCTGGTGTTTTCCCTGTGGGCGCGCAGCCGCTACTTCCGGCTCGCCCATGCGCGCAGGCTGCTCGAAATGCAGGTAGAAGACCTTTCCCGAAAACTCGAATTTAGCAATGGGCTGAAACAAAAGATCACGATGATGATCGCCCACGATCTCCAGTCGCCCCTGCATTTTCTGAATGTACTTTCCGAACATGTGTCGCGCTTTGCGGCCAATAACCAGCTGTCCGAGGTAAAAGCGGGCACGGAGGAGATGCGTAAGGCCACCGGCAACATCCACGCATTTGTGAAAGAAGTGAACCTCTGGGCGCGTTCGCAGCACGAGAACTTCCAGCTGGCGGAGCATTCGTTTTCTTTCAATGAGCTGGTAGGAGAGTTGCAGCAGTTTTTCGAGGATATGCTGCTGCTCAATCACAACGTGCTCACGGTTGATTGCCCGGACGAAGTGTATGTTTACACCAATCGCGACATTCTGAAAGCCGTCCTGCGGAACCTGATCGACAATGCGAACAAGCATACGCGCGGAGGGGAAATAAAGCTCGTTTTCACCAACGAACCGAATCATTCGCTGCTCACCATCGCCGATAACGGCAGCGGAATGCTTCCGGCCGATCTACAAAAAATCCGCCGCAGACTTTCAAACCCTATGTTGAATGCGCCCGTGGAGCCGAATAGCAGGCTGGGCTACCAGCTCATCGCCGACTTCGCGCACACGCTGGGCTACGCAATGTCGGTGACGAGCAGCAGAGGCATTGGTACTTCGGTAAGTATCAGCGGGTTGAAATGCGGCAGTCCGGCCGTCGGCGCGCTGCTTTCAGCCGAGGTTATAGGCATCTGCCAGCCTGACTAA
- a CDS encoding sensor histidine kinase produces the protein MAFVKCLCVGLFALLAAGSLCRGQLPDFNVQLLDDQSSIQTANASRIIRDRHGFLWVLSPRHIQRFDGQNVRRIETQGENLLDIAADSSGTVWTASGSGIRNYRIGDRSLRKIPLTGPAIAPLNKLNKLQVTPDNRVWANAGRGLYRYDPRAGSFRFVPMAGLENHYFYRRIFSRKDYQLYLADVRTVFCHDTRTGRTRRAAFADVRAVVPVSDDVVWASNNLLQTFEINFASGNVRQIAPADANNPEGIPLAELISITPLDGDRKLVNTTKGCFLHHIHRRTFTRATLFDSGKPLPNDENYADFHDQNGTQWILSPEGILFFRPLAHTVGWLNGVSDPGLSNNVKSIAEDAQGNIWLGTSRGLAVLDIRSGKVNAVKLPGRRDGHLGEVRGLIFDGKHLLVAASGALPMLVDPVRKTFADLHYPAGVKGEALRSKLNDDAVGTMIRKADGNFLIMGELGCYEVRAGSYQIAEIPVEGFEKLIQTVARDANGHHWMGTYQGLLVTDQDFRNALSDSGFAPGKLVGAVLVRNDSTAWCGSVGVYEVVKSGRSLRKRKIFPELANQRISMIHRDKGGRIWIGGDDGLYLLNPNADKLQWFDFRDNIQNKPFNSNAVLEAADGRMYVGGLNGLNYFDPALLKHREEKLNVIIAAVTANQDDSLLTETAAPLTLDWTQNSVEIQYLTPYFRNPGKLMYRYRLSGLDDAWTDNARNSRVRFTSLPPGSYTFSVAASLDGLTWSETARPLSFVILRPWWKTWWFTAALLLAAGGLAYWLFKRRLWVIKRQTALREHMAELEMRALRAQMNPHFIFNCLNSINRYIVKSDNATASLYLTRFAKLIRLILDNSNSKKVLLSNELEALKLYIEMERIRFDNQFDYQFMLGEDVHPDSIEVPSLIIQPYVENAIWHGLLHKESHGSLWIRIRMLDECTLECIVEDNGVGRGKAAEFRSKSATGKKSLGMKLTEDRIAVLNQYARTNASVAIVDLVDDLGQAAGTRVIVKIPV, from the coding sequence GTGGCCTTTGTTAAATGTCTGTGTGTTGGTCTGTTTGCGCTGCTGGCGGCGGGTTCCCTATGCCGCGGGCAGTTGCCGGATTTCAATGTGCAGCTGCTCGACGACCAGAGCAGCATCCAGACGGCCAATGCGTCGAGGATCATCCGCGACCGCCACGGGTTTCTCTGGGTCCTTTCGCCAAGGCACATTCAGCGTTTCGACGGCCAGAATGTGCGCCGGATCGAAACGCAGGGCGAAAACCTGCTCGATATCGCAGCCGACAGCTCCGGCACGGTTTGGACGGCGTCGGGCAGCGGCATCCGCAACTACCGTATCGGCGACCGTTCACTGCGAAAAATTCCTCTAACCGGCCCCGCCATTGCACCACTCAACAAGCTGAACAAATTGCAGGTAACCCCCGACAACCGGGTATGGGCCAATGCAGGCCGCGGCCTGTACCGCTACGATCCTCGCGCCGGCTCCTTCCGCTTCGTTCCAATGGCTGGGCTTGAAAACCATTACTTTTACCGGCGGATTTTCAGCAGGAAAGATTATCAGCTGTACCTGGCGGATGTGCGAACGGTATTCTGCCACGATACGCGCACCGGACGCACGCGCCGGGCCGCATTCGCGGATGTGCGGGCAGTGGTGCCTGTGAGCGACGATGTGGTGTGGGCGAGCAACAATCTGTTACAGACGTTTGAAATCAACTTCGCTTCGGGAAATGTGCGGCAAATCGCTCCGGCCGATGCGAACAACCCGGAAGGAATTCCGCTTGCGGAGCTGATCAGCATTACACCGCTGGACGGTGACAGAAAACTCGTGAATACTACCAAAGGCTGCTTTTTGCACCACATTCACCGCCGGACATTCACCCGCGCCACGCTCTTCGACTCCGGTAAGCCGCTGCCGAATGATGAGAATTACGCCGACTTTCATGATCAGAACGGGACGCAATGGATACTTTCCCCGGAAGGCATCCTGTTTTTCAGGCCGCTGGCGCATACCGTCGGCTGGCTCAATGGCGTCAGCGATCCTGGTTTGAGCAATAATGTCAAATCCATCGCCGAGGATGCGCAGGGAAATATCTGGCTCGGTACGTCCCGCGGGCTGGCGGTGCTGGATATTCGCAGCGGTAAGGTGAATGCTGTGAAGCTGCCTGGCCGTAGGGACGGGCATTTGGGGGAGGTAAGAGGGCTGATTTTTGATGGAAAGCACCTGCTCGTGGCGGCCAGCGGCGCATTGCCCATGCTGGTTGATCCGGTGCGCAAAACTTTCGCCGATTTGCATTACCCTGCCGGGGTGAAAGGGGAGGCCCTCCGCTCCAAACTGAACGACGATGCCGTTGGAACCATGATCAGAAAGGCCGATGGGAATTTCCTTATTATGGGCGAACTGGGCTGCTACGAAGTGCGGGCCGGATCCTACCAAATTGCGGAAATACCTGTCGAGGGATTTGAAAAACTGATCCAGACCGTGGCCCGCGACGCGAACGGGCATCACTGGATGGGAACTTACCAGGGCTTGCTCGTTACGGATCAGGACTTTCGGAATGCGCTCTCGGATAGCGGTTTCGCTCCGGGAAAGCTTGTGGGAGCGGTGCTCGTCCGGAACGATTCTACGGCATGGTGCGGCTCGGTGGGCGTTTACGAAGTAGTGAAAAGCGGACGTTCGCTCCGCAAACGCAAAATCTTTCCCGAACTGGCCAACCAGCGGATTTCGATGATCCACCGCGACAAAGGCGGGCGGATATGGATCGGCGGCGATGACGGCCTTTACCTGCTCAATCCGAATGCCGACAAGCTGCAATGGTTCGATTTCAGGGATAACATTCAAAACAAACCTTTCAATAGCAATGCTGTGCTCGAAGCGGCTGACGGCCGGATGTACGTCGGCGGCTTGAACGGATTGAACTATTTCGATCCGGCGCTCCTGAAACACCGCGAAGAAAAACTGAATGTGATCATCGCCGCCGTAACCGCGAACCAGGACGATTCCCTGCTCACCGAAACCGCAGCGCCGCTCACGCTCGACTGGACGCAGAATTCCGTGGAAATCCAGTATCTGACACCCTATTTCAGAAACCCGGGCAAACTCATGTACCGGTACCGCCTCAGCGGGCTCGACGACGCCTGGACGGACAATGCGCGCAACAGCCGGGTGAGGTTCACGTCGCTGCCGCCTGGTTCGTACACCTTCTCGGTCGCTGCCAGCCTGGACGGGCTCACATGGTCGGAAACGGCAAGGCCATTGTCCTTCGTGATTTTGCGGCCCTGGTGGAAAACGTGGTGGTTCACGGCGGCTTTGCTTCTGGCGGCAGGTGGACTTGCTTATTGGCTTTTCAAACGGAGGTTATGGGTTATCAAGCGCCAAACCGCATTGCGGGAACACATGGCCGAACTGGAAATGCGGGCATTGCGCGCGCAAATGAACCCGCATTTTATATTTAATTGCCTCAATTCCATTAACCGATACATCGTCAAAAGCGACAATGCGACGGCGTCGCTTTACCTGACGCGTTTTGCCAAACTAATACGGCTTATCCTCGACAACTCCAATAGCAAGAAAGTGCTGCTTTCCAACGAGCTGGAAGCCTTGAAGTTATACATCGAAATGGAGCGGATACGGTTTGATAACCAATTCGACTATCAGTTTATGCTCGGAGAAGACGTGCATCCCGACTCAATCGAAGTTCCATCGCTGATCATCCAGCCCTATGTCGAGAATGCGATCTGGCACGGGTTGCTGCACAAGGAGAGTCACGGGAGCCTTTGGATCAGGATCAGGATGCTGGACGAATGCACGCTGGAATGCATCGTGGAAGATAATGGCGTGGGGCGCGGGAAGGCGGCGGAATTCCGCAGCAAGTCGGCTACCGGGAAGAAGTCGCTGGGCATGAAACTCACCGAGGACCGCATTGCGGTGCTCAACCAATATGCCCGCACGAATGCGAGTGTCGCCATTGTGGACCTGGTCGACGACCTCGGCCAAGCCGCAGGAACGCGGGTGATTGTCAAAATCCCTGTTTGA